The following are encoded together in the Lathyrus oleraceus cultivar Zhongwan6 chromosome 3, CAAS_Psat_ZW6_1.0, whole genome shotgun sequence genome:
- the LOC127132054 gene encoding caffeic acid 3-O-methyltransferase 1, whose amino-acid sequence MAQHELQDEESFAYAVQLSNSVVLSMALHSATELGVFQVLQNSDSDSDSPLSAHDIASRLSCTNPEAPQMLDRILALLASHSILNCSVVPDHKNLGSFHRLYAITPVAKFFAPNSDGVSLAPLIALHQDTIFLQSWSKLKDSIREGGIPFNRVHGTHAFEYPSLDSRFNQVFNTAMINHSTIITKKVLECYKGFEEVKRLVDVGGGLGITINLITSKYPHIKGINFDLPHVIEDAPSYPGVEHVGGDMFESVPKADAIFMKWILHDWSDEQCLKLLKNCYGAIPDDGKVIVLETVMSIIPENNAAWKFAAQSDVLMMTQNPGGKERTEQEFMDLANGAGFRGIRYECYVNTFWVMEFFK is encoded by the exons ATGGCGCAACACGAGTTACAAGATGAAGAAAGTTTCGCTTACGCCGTTCAGCTCAGCAACTCCGTCGTTCTTTCCATGGCACTTCATTCCGCCACTGAACTCGGTGTTTTCCAAGTCTTACAGAATTCCGATTCCGATTCCGATTCTCCACTCTCCGCCCACGATATTGCCTCTCGTCTTTCATGCACTAATCCCGAAGCTCCCCAAATGTTAGATCGAATTCTCGCTCTTCTTGCTTCTCACTCTATTCTTAACTGCTCCGTTGTTCCTGATCACAAAAACCTTGGATCGTTTCATCGACTCTATGCTATCACTCCCGTTGCCAAATTCTTTGCTCCTAATTCCGATGGCGTTTCTTTAGCTCCTTTGATTGCATTGCATCAGGATACGATCTTCTTACAGAGCTG GTCCAAGCTTAAAGATTCAATTCGGGAAGGGGGTATTCCGTTTAACAGGGTTCATGGTACACATGCCTTTGAGTATCCCAGCTTGGACTCGAGGTTCAATCAAGTTTTCAATACAGCGATGATCAATCACTCTACTATAATAACGAAGAAGGTTCTAGAATGCTACAAAGGATTTGAGGAAGTAAAAAGGCTTGTGGATGTTGGTGGTGGTCTTGGGATCACCATTAACTTGATCACTtcaaaataccctcatataaagGGTATCAATTTCGACTTGCCTCATGTCATTGAAGATGCCCCATCCTATCCTG GAGTTGAACACGTTGGCGGAGATATGTTTGAAAGTGTGCCTAAAGCAGATGCCATATTTATGAAG TGGATACTTCATGACTGGAGTGATGAGCAGTGCTTGAAGCTTTTGAAGAATTGCTATGGTGCTATTCCTGATGATGGAAAGGTGATTGTTTTGGAGACAGTTATGTCTATAATACCAGAAAACAATGCTGCTTGGAAATTTGCGGCCCAATCGGATGTTCTAATGATGACTCAAAATCCAGGTGGGAAAGAGCGAACTGAGCAAGAATTCATGGATTTAGCAAATGGAGCTGGATTTCGCGGCATTAGATATGAATGTTATGTTAATACTTTTTGGGTTATGGAGTTCTTCAAGTAG